The Deinococcus sp. KNUC1210 nucleotide sequence GCTGGGCGACCAGTTTCCAGGGCTGGGCGTGCTGGCCTCGCACGACGGCTTCGATGCCGCCCTGACCACCGGAGCAAATCTGAGTCTGGCCCGGCGCCTGGGCTGGACGCATATCGAGCGGCTGCACTGGCAGGGCAAGGTGCTGGGGCTGAAAGCAACTCCACCGCAGCGCGACTGGAATGCCCTGACCCGTGCGCTGCACTCGGAATTCGGCGGCATGGAAGCGCAGATCGAACCCGCCAGCTCGGAGGTTGCCAGCATCGCCCTGATCAATGCGATGCGCCCCGATCTCCTGACGTTTCTGGCCGGGCTGGGCGTGAACGCCTGCATCACCGGGCAGCTTCGGCCCGCCGCCGTGCCGCGTGCGCGTGAACTCGGGCTGGGAATCGCCGCGCTCGGGCACCACCGCAGCGAGCTGTGGGGGCTGCGGCAACTGGCCCGCGAACTGGAACAGCAGTTTCCAGAACTGCACACCCGCGTTTATGGTGAGGCATGACCAGCCAGACAGACCCGGTGGCAGCCCTGCATTTCCGTTCCGCCACCTTGACGGAAGCGGCGCCGCTGATTCAGGCGGCAGCCCACGCCCTGAGCGTGCGGGGCGAGACGCTGTGGCACCCGGCAGAGGTGACGGCAGACGCCCTGGCGCGGCAGTATCCGGCAGGGCATGTCCTGCTGGGAGAATTGGACGGCGTGCCAGCCGTCACCTGCATCCTGATCGATCACGACCCCTATTTCTGGCCTGACGCCGTACCGGGCGAGGCGCTGTATCTGCACAAGCTGGCGGTGCTGCCGGGCATGCAGGGGCGAGGGCTGGCGCACGCGATGCTGAAGGCAGGGGCCGAAGAAGTCGGGGCGCGTGGAGGACGCTACCTGCGGCTCGACACCGCCTATCTGCGGCCCAGGCTGCGGGCAGTCTATGAAACCTTTGGCTTCGTGTACGTGGGCGAGAAGCAGAACGAGCGGCACCACTTCGCGCTGTACGAGTACGCCGTGAAGGGCTGACGTTCGCTGCGGCACAAAAAACGGCGAGCCAGAACGCTCGCCGTTCTTTTGTGCTCCAGTTCAGTCTTCCGTACTCAGCACCGCCAGGAAGGCTTCCTGCGGCACTTCCACCGTGCCGATCTGCTTCATGCGGGCCTTGCCCTTCTTCTGCTTGTTCAGCAGCTTCTTCTTGCGCGAGACGTCGCCGCCGTAGCACTTTGCCAGCACGTCCTTTCGGTACGCCTTCACGGTGGCGCGGGCGATGATCTTGCCGCCAATCGCCGCCTGCACGGGCACCGCCCACATCTGGCGCGGAATGACCTCGGCCATCTTATCCACGATCTTGCGGCCCAGTCCGTAGGCCTTGTCTTCGTGAACGACCACCGCCAGCGCATCCACGATGTCGTTGTTCACGTAGATATCGACCTTTCGCAGATCGCCCTCGCGGTAATCGATGATCTCGTAATCCATGCTGGCGTAGCCCCGGCTGATGCTCTTCAGGCGGTCGTGGAAATCGTAGAGAATCTCGGCAAAGGGCACTTCGTAGATCAGCTCGACGCGCTTGCCCACGTAGTTCATCGTGACCATGCTGCCCCGGCGCTCCTGAAGCAGCTGCATGACCGGGCCGACGTGCTCTTCCGGCAGCATCACGCTCAGCTTGATGTACGGCTCTTCCACCTTCTCCATGCGGTCACGGGTGGGAAATTCGGCGGGGTTCTGGGTGGTCAGCACCTCGCCGCTCGTCAGGGTAATGCGGTAGATGACGGCGGGCGCGGTGGCGATCAGGTCGAGGTCGTATTCGCGCTCCAGCCGCTCCTGAATGATCTCGGCGTGCAGCAGGCCCAGAAATCCGCAGCGAAAGCCGAAGCCCAGCGCTTCCGAGGTTTCCGGCTCGAAGCTGAAGGCCGCGTCGTTGAGCTTCAGGCGTTCGAGGGCCTCGCGCATCTTGCGGTAATCCTCGGTGTCGGTGGGGTACAGACCCGAAAACACCACCGGCTGAGCAGGCTTGAACCCTGGGAACGGCGCGTCGGTGGGAAAGTCGGTGCGGGTGATGGTATCGCCCACCTGGGCATCCTGAATGTCCTTGATGCCTGCCGCGATCCAGCCGACCTCGCCCGCCTCCAGACTCTGCCCCACGATCAGACCCGGCGAGAAGGTGCCCACGCGGTCTACCTCGAAGTTCTTGCCGTTCGAGAACAGGTTGATCTTGTCCTTCGGGCTGACCTTG carries:
- a CDS encoding Nif3-like dinuclear metal center hexameric protein; this translates as MRHGSDTIQALALALDSADLPPEVHADALFLHRSFRLGDQFPGLGVLASHDGFDAALTTGANLSLARRLGWTHIERLHWQGKVLGLKATPPQRDWNALTRALHSEFGGMEAQIEPASSEVASIALINAMRPDLLTFLAGLGVNACITGQLRPAAVPRARELGLGIAALGHHRSELWGLRQLARELEQQFPELHTRVYGEA
- a CDS encoding N-acetyltransferase, with protein sequence MTSQTDPVAALHFRSATLTEAAPLIQAAAHALSVRGETLWHPAEVTADALARQYPAGHVLLGELDGVPAVTCILIDHDPYFWPDAVPGEALYLHKLAVLPGMQGRGLAHAMLKAGAEEVGARGGRYLRLDTAYLRPRLRAVYETFGFVYVGEKQNERHHFALYEYAVKG
- the lepA gene encoding translation elongation factor 4; the protein is MKFRNFSIIAHVDHGKSTLADRILEHLGAMGERDKRDQTLDTLELERERGITIKSTPVRLNYVRPNGEEYVFNLIDTPGHVDFNYEVSRSLAACEGVLLLVDASQGVEAQTIVNAYLAIDSNLTIIPVVNKIDLPAADPEGAAQELEEVVGIPAEDAIFASGKTGVGVPDILEAIVERIPAPSGSAEAPLKALIFDSVYDAYQGVLLFVRVLEGKVSPKDKINLFSNGKNFEVDRVGTFSPGLIVGQSLEAGEVGWIAAGIKDIQDAQVGDTITRTDFPTDAPFPGFKPAQPVVFSGLYPTDTEDYRKMREALERLKLNDAAFSFEPETSEALGFGFRCGFLGLLHAEIIQERLEREYDLDLIATAPAVIYRITLTSGEVLTTQNPAEFPTRDRMEKVEEPYIKLSVMLPEEHVGPVMQLLQERRGSMVTMNYVGKRVELIYEVPFAEILYDFHDRLKSISRGYASMDYEIIDYREGDLRKVDIYVNNDIVDALAVVVHEDKAYGLGRKIVDKMAEVIPRQMWAVPVQAAIGGKIIARATVKAYRKDVLAKCYGGDVSRKKKLLNKQKKGKARMKQIGTVEVPQEAFLAVLSTED